Proteins from a single region of Stappia sp. ES.058:
- a CDS encoding ABC transporter permease → MLKAAPFVTLALMLGPVIAGLAGTLLPAFGFVPPLGGTTVSLDPARALLSQPGLATSVLLSLFTGLAATLGAFTLVMLFTAAFEGTRMFRGVRLLLSPLLSVPHAAAAFGLAFLIAPSGWAMRLVSPWASGMTRPPDVLVIGDPAGLAMTFGLMAKEIPFLFLMVLAALPQTKSPAARRIATGLGYAPVTGWLKVVLPRVYPQIRLPVFAVLAYATSVVDVALILGPTTPAPLAVRLVAWMNDPDLSFRFMASAGALLQLVISLSAIALWIAGEQLAKVAGRRWIAAGRRTLADRSLAVLAAAAMVTLVGALLCGLCVLGLWSFAGPWRFPDALPAHLSLQNWMLHLGGVLEAVGVTLAVALPVTALAVVLALACLEGETRRGRALRHRTLPLLYVPLIVPQIAFLFGLQVLFLVCGLHDTLGAVALAHLVFVLPYVFLALSDPWRAADPRYGHIATALGAAPDRVFWRVRLPLALRATATAAALGIAVSVAQYLPTLLIGGGRIASVTTEAVALAAGGNRRLIAIYALLQMALPFLAFALAALVPGVAFRARRDLQPSI, encoded by the coding sequence ATGTTGAAGGCGGCGCCATTTGTCACGCTGGCCTTGATGCTTGGACCGGTGATCGCGGGGCTGGCGGGAACGCTGCTGCCGGCTTTCGGCTTCGTGCCGCCCCTCGGGGGCACGACAGTGTCGCTTGACCCGGCGCGCGCGCTCCTCTCTCAGCCGGGACTGGCCACCTCCGTTCTGCTCAGCCTGTTCACCGGGCTGGCAGCGACCCTTGGCGCCTTCACCCTCGTCATGCTGTTTACCGCCGCCTTCGAGGGCACGCGAATGTTTCGTGGGGTAAGGCTCCTGCTGTCGCCGCTTCTGTCCGTGCCGCATGCCGCCGCCGCCTTCGGCCTCGCCTTCCTGATCGCGCCCTCCGGCTGGGCGATGCGGCTCGTCTCGCCCTGGGCAAGCGGCATGACACGCCCCCCCGATGTGCTCGTCATCGGCGATCCTGCGGGGCTTGCGATGACCTTCGGGCTGATGGCGAAGGAGATCCCCTTTCTGTTCCTGATGGTGCTGGCGGCGCTCCCGCAGACGAAATCGCCGGCCGCGCGGCGCATCGCGACCGGCCTTGGATACGCGCCCGTCACCGGCTGGCTCAAGGTCGTTCTGCCCCGCGTCTATCCGCAAATCCGCCTGCCGGTCTTCGCGGTGCTCGCCTATGCCACGTCGGTCGTCGATGTGGCGCTGATCCTGGGACCGACGACGCCCGCCCCGCTTGCCGTGCGGCTGGTCGCATGGATGAACGATCCGGACCTCTCCTTTCGGTTCATGGCGTCTGCCGGTGCGCTCTTGCAACTCGTCATCAGCCTGTCCGCAATCGCTCTTTGGATAGCAGGCGAACAGCTTGCAAAAGTCGCCGGACGACGCTGGATCGCCGCCGGACGACGCACCCTCGCCGACAGATCGCTCGCGGTTCTTGCCGCGGCGGCAATGGTCACGCTTGTCGGCGCCCTGCTCTGCGGGCTTTGCGTCCTGGGCCTGTGGTCCTTCGCGGGGCCGTGGCGGTTCCCCGATGCGCTTCCGGCACATCTGTCGCTGCAAAACTGGATGTTGCATCTTGGCGGAGTGCTCGAAGCCGTCGGCGTGACGCTTGCCGTCGCGCTGCCGGTAACCGCGCTTGCCGTTGTCCTCGCGCTTGCCTGTCTGGAAGGCGAGACCCGCAGGGGCCGGGCGCTTCGGCACCGGACGCTGCCGCTTCTCTATGTACCGCTGATCGTGCCGCAAATCGCCTTTCTCTTCGGCCTGCAGGTCCTGTTCCTCGTCTGCGGGCTGCACGATACGCTGGGCGCGGTGGCACTTGCCCATCTCGTCTTCGTGCTTCCCTATGTGTTTCTGGCGCTCTCCGATCCGTGGCGTGCCGCCGATCCGCGCTACGGCCATATCGCCACCGCGCTCGGGGCCGCGCCCGACCGCGTGTTCTGGCGCGTGCGCCTGCCGCTCGCCCTTCGCGCAACCGCAACGGCGGCGGCCCTCGGGATCGCAGTCTCTGTTGCGCAATATCTGCCAACGCTGCTGATCGGCGGCGGACGGATCGCCAGCGTGACGACGGAAGCGGTCGCGCTGGCGGCGGGCGGCAACCGCAGGCTTATCGCCATCTACGCGCTGCTGCAGATGGCGCTGCCGTTTCTGGCCTTCGCGCTGGCCGCACTGGTGCCTGGTGTCGCCTTTCGCGCCCGCCGGGACCTTCAGCCCTCGATATGA
- a CDS encoding type II toxin-antitoxin system YafQ family toxin — MGSGRKRGKPASSKRARLPRRSDHTKIFSKDWSRLNRTGRFDMAKLKGVMGLIVSNDAPLPPELNDHPLTGDWRDHRECHIGGDFLLIYLLDENKNLVIFVRTGTHAELFE, encoded by the coding sequence TTGGGTTCGGGGAGAAAACGCGGGAAGCCGGCGTCTTCAAAAAGGGCTCGGCTTCCGCGCCGCTCGGACCACACCAAGATCTTCTCCAAGGACTGGAGCCGTCTTAACCGCACCGGTCGGTTCGACATGGCAAAGCTCAAGGGCGTCATGGGCTTGATCGTTTCGAACGACGCTCCGTTGCCGCCTGAGTTAAACGACCATCCCTTGACAGGGGACTGGCGCGACCATCGCGAATGTCACATTGGGGGCGACTTTCTGCTGATCTATCTGCTCGACGAGAATAAGAACCTGGTGATTTTCGTGAGAACGGGAACGCACGCCGAACTCTTCGAATAA
- a CDS encoding type II toxin-antitoxin system RelB/DinJ family antitoxin, with the protein MPQNAYVRARIDPALKNDATLVLDSLGLTISDVVRMTLTRIAREKALPIELTRPNAETIAAMEEARALSAERNGRFDTADGLINALEGR; encoded by the coding sequence ATGCCTCAAAATGCTTACGTCAGGGCACGCATCGATCCGGCCTTGAAAAATGACGCCACGCTTGTGCTCGACAGTCTGGGATTGACCATCTCGGACGTCGTGCGCATGACGTTGACGCGAATTGCCCGTGAGAAAGCCCTTCCGATCGAGCTGACGCGCCCGAATGCCGAAACCATTGCCGCGATGGAAGAAGCCAGAGCGCTGAGTGCGGAGCGCAACGGGCGCTTCGACACAGCCGATGGTCTGATCAATGCTCTGGAAGGGCGCTGA
- the hrpB gene encoding ATP-dependent helicase HrpB: protein MSLQDISRSPLPIDQVLGDLAAALATDTRAVLVAEPGAGKTTIVPLALLDAPWRDDARIILLEPRRLAARAAAQRMASLLGESVGETVGLRVRLETKVSAKTRIEVVTEGVFTRMILDDPELSGVAAVLFDEFHERSLDGDLGLALALDAQSALSEDLRLLIMSATIDAERISAHLDGAPVISCEGRSFPVETVYLGRDPRGRTADQMASAVRKALAEEHGSILAFLPGQGEIRRAADLLAGHLPPDTDLAPLYGALTGAEQNAAIRPAPKGRRKVVLATSIAQTSLTIEGVRVVIDSGLSRVPVYEPATGLTRLETARVSRAAADQRRGRAGRMEPGLCYRLWDEPQTAALAADDRPAILEADLSRLALDLAAWGVSDPAALRFLDAPPQAAWSQAVALLTSLGALDAGGLLTGEGKRMMQLALPPRLSHMLVAAGREDHGGLAAEIAALLSEQGLGGRDSDLRGRLLAFRRAKDPRAKAARDLAKRWREAAGVAVGDTDPSACGRALALAFPDRVAQAQDGRGGFRMANGRAARLEETDALAREPFLVLAEVQGTAARGRILLAAPISREEIETLFADRIVSETRVACDASGAVRARRIRRYEKLVLAEDIEPSPNPDAVAAALAEHLKMRGAGALNWSKAQKALRGRVAMLRRMLGEKDAGDWPDLSDETLTATMDDWLAPYLAGIAKASEIDAQLLGNALAGLLPQHRMAELERLTPAQFEAPSGSRVAIDYSREEGPTLAIRVQELFGLDTHPAIADGRVPLILELLSPAHRPIQITKDLPGFWRGSWAAVKSEMKGRYPKHPWPDDPVSAQATARAKPRGR, encoded by the coding sequence ATGAGCTTGCAGGACATTTCCAGATCGCCGCTTCCGATCGATCAGGTTCTCGGCGATCTGGCGGCAGCTCTTGCGACCGACACGCGGGCCGTCCTCGTCGCGGAGCCGGGGGCCGGCAAGACGACGATCGTGCCGCTTGCCCTTCTCGACGCGCCCTGGCGCGACGATGCACGCATCATCCTGCTCGAGCCGCGCCGGCTCGCCGCGCGCGCGGCCGCGCAGCGCATGGCCTCGCTCCTTGGCGAAAGCGTCGGCGAGACGGTCGGCCTGCGGGTGCGGCTCGAAACGAAGGTCTCCGCGAAAACCCGCATTGAGGTCGTTACCGAGGGCGTCTTCACCCGCATGATCCTGGACGATCCCGAGCTTTCAGGCGTCGCGGCCGTGCTCTTCGACGAGTTTCACGAACGCTCGCTCGATGGCGATCTCGGGCTTGCGCTGGCCCTCGATGCCCAGTCCGCGCTCAGCGAGGACCTGCGCCTGCTGATCATGTCCGCGACCATCGATGCGGAGCGGATCTCCGCACATCTGGACGGCGCACCGGTGATTTCCTGCGAAGGACGCAGCTTTCCGGTCGAGACGGTCTATCTCGGGCGCGATCCACGGGGCCGGACGGCCGATCAGATGGCTTCCGCCGTCAGAAAAGCGCTTGCCGAAGAGCATGGCTCCATACTCGCCTTTCTGCCCGGCCAGGGCGAGATCCGCCGCGCGGCGGATCTGCTCGCAGGCCACCTGCCGCCCGACACCGACCTCGCCCCGCTTTACGGCGCGCTCACCGGCGCGGAACAAAACGCCGCCATCCGCCCGGCGCCCAAAGGCCGGCGCAAGGTGGTGCTCGCCACCTCCATCGCGCAGACGTCGCTCACCATCGAGGGCGTGCGCGTCGTCATCGACAGCGGTTTGTCGCGGGTTCCCGTCTATGAGCCCGCAACCGGGCTGACCCGTCTGGAAACGGCCCGCGTGTCGCGTGCCGCCGCCGACCAGCGCCGTGGACGCGCCGGGCGCATGGAGCCGGGCCTGTGCTATCGGCTCTGGGACGAACCGCAGACCGCCGCCCTTGCTGCCGACGACAGGCCGGCGATCCTGGAAGCGGATCTGTCGCGCCTCGCGCTCGACCTTGCCGCCTGGGGCGTGTCGGATCCGGCTGCCTTGCGGTTTCTCGATGCGCCGCCCCAAGCTGCCTGGTCGCAGGCGGTCGCACTGCTGACGAGCCTCGGCGCGCTCGATGCCGGCGGTCTCCTGACCGGCGAAGGCAAGCGGATGATGCAACTCGCCCTGCCGCCGCGTCTGTCGCACATGCTGGTCGCAGCCGGTCGCGAAGACCATGGCGGTCTCGCCGCCGAGATCGCCGCGCTCCTGTCGGAACAGGGCCTTGGTGGGCGAGACAGCGATTTGCGCGGGCGGCTTCTCGCCTTCCGCCGGGCGAAGGATCCGCGCGCAAAGGCCGCCCGCGATCTGGCGAAACGCTGGCGCGAGGCGGCGGGTGTCGCTGTCGGGGACACCGACCCGAGCGCCTGCGGCCGGGCGCTGGCGCTGGCCTTTCCCGACCGGGTCGCACAGGCGCAGGACGGGCGCGGCGGCTTTCGCATGGCAAACGGTCGTGCGGCGCGGCTGGAGGAAACCGATGCGCTTGCGCGCGAGCCTTTCCTCGTGCTCGCCGAGGTTCAGGGCACGGCCGCGCGCGGACGCATTCTCCTGGCAGCCCCGATATCGCGCGAGGAGATCGAGACGCTGTTTGCGGACCGGATCGTCAGCGAAACCCGGGTTGCCTGCGACGCGTCAGGCGCGGTGCGGGCGCGCCGCATCCGTCGCTATGAAAAGCTGGTGCTTGCCGAGGACATCGAGCCGTCGCCGAACCCGGACGCGGTCGCGGCGGCCCTGGCGGAGCACCTGAAGATGCGCGGCGCAGGCGCACTCAACTGGTCGAAGGCGCAAAAGGCCTTGCGCGGCCGGGTCGCGATGTTGCGCAGGATGCTTGGCGAGAAGGATGCCGGGGACTGGCCTGATCTCTCCGATGAAACGCTGACGGCGACGATGGACGACTGGCTCGCGCCGTACCTCGCCGGCATCGCCAAGGCGTCCGAGATCGACGCTCAGCTTCTGGGCAATGCGCTCGCCGGCCTGTTGCCGCAGCACCGCATGGCGGAGCTGGAGCGCCTGACGCCGGCGCAATTCGAGGCGCCGTCGGGCTCGCGCGTCGCCATCGACTACTCCCGCGAGGAAGGCCCGACACTTGCGATCCGCGTGCAGGAGCTCTTCGGACTCGACACGCACCCCGCGATTGCCGACGGGCGCGTGCCGTTGATCCTGGAGCTCCTGTCGCCCGCCCATCGCCCGATCCAGATCACGAAGGATCTTCCCGGTTTCTGGCGCGGCTCCTGGGCGGCGGTGAAATCGGAAATGAAGGGCCGCTACCCCAAACACCCCTGGCCGGACGATCCGGTCTCGGCGCAGGCCACGGCACGCGCGAAGCCACGGGGGAGGTGA
- the putA gene encoding bifunctional proline dehydrogenase/L-glutamate gamma-semialdehyde dehydrogenase PutA — protein MSQSAERAAVASPGPGLSPFRAAFAPADEKVVRELVAHVGFDTGGEARVDDIASDYVHTIRSAIGGLGGVEDFLREYGLSTREGLALMVLAEALLRVPDAKTADKLIEDKLAAARFNESEHGPSDTWLVSASSWALGVTSQLIHPGEKPNTILASLVKRMGMPAVRAATRQAMRVLGHQFVLGETIKAALSRAKSQESKGYRYSYDMLGEGARTADDAERYFKSYADAIEAIGAGAGKKDLPDRPGISVKLSALHPRYEAVKGTRARDEIAPRLLKLAQAAKRHDLNFTVDAEEADRLEISLDIFAAVAADPSLAGWDGLGLAIQAYQKRALETVNWVIDLATSLDRKFMVRLVKGAYWDTEIKRAQERGLDDFPVFTRKAATDLSYLACARAMLAARPRLYPQFATHNALSVAQVITMAGNDGGFEFQRLHGMGESLFKAVSERDGHPCRIYAPVGGHRDLLAYLVRRLLENGANSSFVSAVGDSAVPISRLLARPQDVLAGGTKARNPKIPLPRDLYGESRDNSKGLEFGYAADRIALTEAIAAAPAKIEEARPRYPGAPKTGATRDVLSPVDGTPVGVVREAGAGEVGKLFDVAQKGFASWSRTPVDVRARALAKVGDLLERDSAKLMALMAREAGKTLPDGLAEVREAVDFCRFYSAEAEKLFGEGVLMPGPTGEENRYRFRGRGVFVCISPWNFPLAIFLGQVTAALLAGNAVIAKPADQTPLIAHEAAKLLYEAGVPEDVFLLAPGGRELGAAIVAEPRVAGVAFTGSTETAWAINRALAEKRGPIVPLIAETGGINAMLVDATALPEQVCDDVMMSAFRSAGQRCSALRLLYLQEDVADKQLTMLKGAAAEMSLGDPADPATDIGPVIDAAARDKLMAHVEEMRAKQKVTYAGPTPEGDHADGTWVAPHIVELDRPDALEKETFGPILHVVRYKAVDLPKMLETIAATGYGLTLGVHSRIDATVAQVVDRLSVGNVYVNRNTIGAVVGTQPFGGSGLSGTGPKAGGPGYLPRFALEQVVSINTAAAGGNASLIAMAEED, from the coding sequence ATGAGCCAGTCCGCCGAACGTGCAGCCGTGGCATCGCCCGGCCCCGGGCTTTCGCCGTTTCGCGCCGCCTTTGCCCCGGCAGATGAAAAGGTCGTGCGGGAACTCGTTGCGCATGTCGGCTTCGACACGGGTGGCGAGGCGCGCGTCGATGACATCGCCTCCGATTACGTCCACACGATCCGCTCCGCCATCGGCGGGCTTGGCGGCGTGGAGGATTTCCTGCGCGAATACGGGCTTTCGACCCGCGAGGGCCTGGCGCTGATGGTGCTGGCCGAGGCGCTGTTGCGGGTGCCGGACGCCAAGACCGCCGACAAGCTGATCGAGGACAAGCTTGCCGCCGCGCGCTTCAACGAGAGCGAGCACGGCCCTTCCGACACCTGGCTCGTGTCCGCGTCGTCCTGGGCGCTGGGCGTCACCTCGCAGCTCATTCACCCGGGCGAAAAGCCGAACACGATCCTCGCCTCGCTGGTCAAGCGCATGGGCATGCCGGCGGTGCGCGCCGCAACCCGTCAGGCGATGCGGGTCTTGGGACACCAGTTCGTGCTCGGCGAGACCATCAAGGCGGCGTTGTCACGTGCGAAGTCACAGGAATCCAAGGGTTACCGCTATTCCTACGACATGCTGGGAGAGGGCGCACGCACCGCCGACGACGCGGAGCGCTACTTCAAGTCCTATGCCGACGCCATCGAGGCGATTGGCGCGGGCGCCGGCAAGAAAGACCTGCCGGACCGGCCCGGCATTTCGGTCAAGCTTTCCGCCCTGCACCCGCGCTACGAGGCCGTCAAGGGCACCCGCGCGCGCGACGAGATCGCGCCGCGTCTCCTGAAGCTGGCGCAGGCGGCCAAGCGTCACGACCTCAACTTCACGGTGGATGCGGAGGAGGCCGACCGGCTGGAGATCTCGCTGGATATCTTCGCAGCCGTTGCCGCCGATCCCTCGCTCGCCGGCTGGGACGGACTGGGCCTTGCCATTCAGGCCTATCAGAAGCGCGCACTGGAAACGGTCAACTGGGTGATCGATCTCGCCACGAGCCTCGACCGCAAGTTCATGGTGCGGCTGGTCAAGGGCGCCTATTGGGATACGGAGATCAAGCGCGCGCAGGAACGCGGACTGGATGATTTTCCGGTCTTCACGCGCAAGGCGGCGACCGATCTCTCTTATCTTGCCTGCGCCCGCGCGATGCTCGCCGCCCGTCCGCGCCTTTATCCGCAGTTCGCCACCCACAACGCTTTGTCGGTGGCGCAGGTGATCACCATGGCCGGCAACGACGGGGGCTTCGAGTTCCAGCGCCTGCATGGCATGGGCGAAAGCCTGTTCAAGGCGGTGTCGGAACGCGACGGGCATCCGTGCCGGATCTATGCGCCGGTCGGCGGTCACCGCGATCTGTTGGCCTATCTGGTGCGCCGTCTTCTGGAAAACGGCGCCAACTCCTCCTTCGTGTCGGCGGTGGGCGATTCCGCCGTGCCGATTTCCAGGCTGCTCGCCCGCCCGCAGGATGTGCTGGCCGGCGGCACCAAGGCGCGCAATCCGAAGATCCCGCTGCCGCGCGATCTCTATGGCGAAAGCCGCGACAACTCGAAGGGGCTGGAGTTCGGCTATGCCGCCGACCGCATCGCATTGACCGAGGCGATCGCAGCCGCTCCCGCGAAGATCGAGGAGGCCCGCCCCCGCTACCCCGGAGCGCCGAAGACCGGCGCGACGCGCGACGTGTTGTCGCCGGTCGATGGCACACCGGTCGGTGTCGTTCGCGAGGCCGGGGCCGGGGAGGTTGGAAAGCTGTTCGACGTTGCCCAGAAGGGCTTTGCAAGCTGGTCGCGCACGCCGGTCGATGTGCGCGCCAGGGCACTCGCAAAGGTCGGCGATCTGCTGGAGCGCGACAGTGCGAAACTGATGGCGCTGATGGCGCGCGAGGCGGGCAAGACACTGCCCGACGGACTGGCGGAAGTGCGTGAGGCCGTCGATTTCTGCCGCTTCTATTCAGCCGAAGCGGAAAAGCTCTTCGGCGAGGGCGTGTTGATGCCCGGACCGACGGGCGAGGAAAACCGCTATCGGTTCCGTGGGCGCGGCGTCTTTGTCTGCATTTCGCCCTGGAACTTCCCGCTCGCCATCTTCCTCGGCCAGGTGACGGCGGCGCTTCTTGCCGGCAACGCGGTGATCGCCAAGCCCGCCGACCAGACGCCGCTCATCGCCCATGAGGCGGCGAAGCTTCTTTATGAGGCCGGCGTGCCGGAGGATGTCTTTCTGCTTGCACCCGGCGGGCGCGAACTGGGCGCGGCCATTGTCGCGGAGCCGCGCGTCGCCGGCGTCGCCTTCACCGGCTCGACCGAGACGGCCTGGGCGATCAACAGGGCCTTGGCCGAAAAACGCGGTCCCATCGTGCCGCTGATCGCGGAGACCGGCGGCATCAACGCCATGCTGGTCGATGCGACGGCGCTTCCCGAGCAGGTCTGCGACGACGTGATGATGTCGGCCTTCCGCTCCGCCGGGCAGCGCTGCTCGGCGCTGCGGCTGCTGTATCTGCAGGAGGATGTCGCCGACAAGCAGCTCACCATGCTGAAAGGGGCGGCCGCGGAAATGTCGCTGGGCGATCCGGCCGATCCCGCGACCGACATCGGTCCGGTGATCGATGCGGCGGCCCGCGACAAGCTGATGGCGCATGTCGAGGAGATGCGGGCGAAACAGAAGGTGACCTATGCCGGCCCGACGCCGGAGGGCGACCATGCCGATGGCACCTGGGTCGCGCCGCATATCGTGGAACTCGACAGGCCGGACGCGCTGGAAAAGGAAACCTTCGGCCCGATCCTGCATGTGGTGCGCTACAAGGCTGTTGATCTGCCGAAGATGCTGGAGACCATCGCTGCGACCGGCTACGGGCTGACGCTCGGCGTGCACTCGCGCATCGACGCGACGGTGGCGCAGGTGGTCGACCGGCTGTCGGTCGGCAATGTCTACGTCAACCGCAACACCATCGGCGCCGTCGTCGGCACCCAGCCCTTCGGCGGCTCGGGCCTCTCCGGCACGGGACCCAAGGCCGGCGGGCCGGGCTATCTGCCGCGTTTCGCGCTGGAGCAGGTGGTCTCGATCAACACGGCCGCCGCCGGCGGCAACGCCAGCCTGATCGCCATGGCCGAGGAGGATTGA
- a CDS encoding ATP-binding cassette domain-containing protein: protein MPATPAHGLRFDDVRITRAGQPLIALDAEVRPGEVLTVMGPSGVGKSTLLAYAAGFLDPVFSATGAVLVDGTDVTRLAAHERHMGLLFQDALLFPHLSVGENLAFALPPRLRGRATRRAAIADALEEVGLSGLEDRDPATLSGGQKARVALMRVLVSAPRALLLDEPFSRLDMALRGQIRDLVFDMARARGLPVLLVTHDEADAAAADGAVVTLNAQ, encoded by the coding sequence ATGCCCGCAACACCTGCCCACGGCCTGCGTTTCGACGATGTCAGGATCACCCGCGCCGGACAGCCGCTGATTGCGCTGGATGCAGAGGTGCGCCCCGGCGAGGTCCTCACGGTGATGGGACCGTCAGGGGTCGGCAAATCAACCCTGCTTGCGTATGCGGCCGGCTTTCTCGATCCGGTGTTTTCGGCGACAGGTGCCGTTCTGGTCGATGGCACGGATGTCACCCGGCTTGCCGCGCATGAGCGCCACATGGGTCTTTTGTTCCAGGATGCGTTGCTGTTTCCGCATCTCTCCGTCGGCGAAAATCTGGCCTTCGCGCTGCCGCCGCGCTTGCGCGGCCGCGCCACGCGCAGGGCTGCCATCGCCGATGCGCTCGAGGAGGTCGGACTATCCGGACTCGAGGACCGCGACCCGGCCACGCTCTCCGGCGGCCAGAAAGCGCGCGTCGCCTTGATGCGGGTGCTGGTCAGCGCGCCGCGTGCGCTCCTTCTCGACGAGCCCTTCTCCAGGCTCGACATGGCGCTGAGGGGGCAGATCCGCGACCTGGTGTTCGACATGGCCCGCGCCCGCGGCCTTCCGGTGCTGCTTGTCACGCACGATGAGGCGGACGCAGCCGCCGCCGACGGCGCAGTCGTCACGCTTAACGCGCAATAG
- a CDS encoding Lrp/AsnC ligand binding domain-containing protein, with protein MKPNSTEETASLDRTDRRILGVLQGDGRITTTDLAARVNLSPTATAERMKRLVREGYILRFSAELDPVKLGQGLLIFLQVKLDRTTPEVFDAFARAVKRVPQVLECHMVAGGFDYLVKARVSDMASYRKLLADAVLDLPGVRETHTYAVMEEVKDTHVLALD; from the coding sequence GTGAAACCGAATTCAACAGAGGAAACCGCATCGCTCGATCGCACCGACCGTCGTATCCTCGGCGTGCTGCAGGGCGACGGGCGCATCACGACAACGGATCTGGCGGCGCGGGTCAACCTGTCGCCGACGGCCACGGCAGAGCGGATGAAGCGGCTGGTGCGGGAGGGATACATCCTGCGCTTTTCCGCCGAACTCGATCCGGTGAAGCTTGGCCAGGGCCTGCTGATCTTCCTGCAGGTGAAGCTCGACCGCACGACGCCGGAGGTGTTCGACGCCTTCGCCCGCGCCGTGAAGCGCGTCCCGCAGGTGCTGGAATGCCACATGGTGGCCGGCGGGTTCGATTATCTGGTAAAGGCGCGGGTGTCCGACATGGCGTCCTACCGCAAGCTTCTGGCCGATGCCGTGCTCGACCTTCCCGGCGTGCGCGAAACCCACACCTACGCGGTGATGGAAGAGGTCAAGGACACCCATGTGCTGGCGCTCGACTGA
- a CDS encoding ABC transporter substrate-binding protein, translating to MHRRFPQAPFLKTVLAVAIALVATAPGRAQSPDPANWDAVLEAAHGQTVYFHAWGGEPRINAFIDWAGGVLQDRHGVTVEQVKVSDTANVVSRIVAEKAAGKETGGAVDLVWINGENFVSLKKAGLLMSPGWATKLPNWPLVDVANKPAVVTDFTEPTDGLESPWGMAKLVFMHDTATLADPPKTLAALAAYIAENPGRFTYPQPPNFHGSTFLKQVLATTIDDPGKLTRPVDPETFEADTAPLFAYLDVLHPNMWRQGRAFPQNQPAMRQLLGDGEVDIAFTFNPSGASAAIASGELPDTVRTFVLDGGTIGNAHFVAIPFNASAKAGALVLANFLISPEAQARKQDPDIWGDPTVLAVDRLEADDKERFSTLDLGIATLAPDALGPVIDEPHASWMTELERAWAKRYAAR from the coding sequence ATGCATCGCCGTTTTCCGCAGGCACCGTTTCTGAAAACGGTTCTCGCCGTCGCCATCGCGCTGGTCGCAACTGCTCCGGGGCGGGCGCAATCGCCGGATCCGGCAAACTGGGACGCCGTGCTGGAGGCGGCGCACGGACAGACGGTGTATTTCCATGCCTGGGGCGGCGAGCCGCGCATCAACGCCTTCATCGACTGGGCGGGCGGGGTGCTGCAGGACCGCCACGGCGTGACGGTCGAACAGGTCAAGGTCAGCGATACCGCCAATGTCGTCAGTCGTATCGTCGCGGAAAAGGCGGCGGGCAAGGAGACGGGCGGCGCGGTCGATCTGGTGTGGATCAACGGCGAGAATTTCGTCTCACTGAAAAAGGCCGGCCTCTTGATGAGCCCCGGCTGGGCAACGAAGCTGCCGAACTGGCCGCTGGTCGACGTTGCGAACAAGCCGGCCGTGGTCACGGATTTCACCGAACCGACCGACGGACTGGAAAGCCCCTGGGGCATGGCCAAGCTCGTCTTCATGCATGACACCGCGACGCTTGCCGACCCGCCGAAAACGCTCGCCGCGTTAGCCGCCTATATCGCCGAAAATCCGGGCCGTTTCACCTACCCGCAGCCGCCGAATTTTCACGGCTCGACCTTCCTGAAGCAGGTTCTGGCGACAACGATCGACGATCCGGGAAAGCTCACCCGCCCGGTCGATCCCGAAACCTTCGAGGCCGACACCGCGCCGCTCTTCGCCTATCTCGACGTCCTGCACCCGAACATGTGGCGGCAAGGCCGGGCCTTTCCGCAGAATCAGCCGGCAATGCGCCAACTTCTGGGCGACGGCGAAGTGGACATCGCCTTCACCTTCAATCCCTCGGGCGCATCGGCGGCGATCGCCTCGGGAGAACTCCCCGACACGGTGCGCACCTTCGTGCTCGACGGCGGCACCATCGGCAACGCCCATTTCGTCGCCATTCCCTTCAATGCCTCCGCCAAGGCCGGCGCTCTGGTGCTTGCAAATTTCCTGATCTCGCCGGAAGCGCAGGCGCGCAAACAGGACCCGGATATCTGGGGCGACCCGACGGTGCTCGCCGTGGACCGGCTGGAGGCGGACGACAAGGAGCGCTTCTCGACGCTCGATCTCGGCATCGCGACGCTTGCCCCCGACGCGCTCGGCCCCGTGATCGACGAACCGCATGCAAGCTGGATGACGGAACTGGAACGCGCGTGGGCGAAACGCTACGCGGCTCGGTGA